One region of Sphingomonas abietis genomic DNA includes:
- a CDS encoding LacI family DNA-binding transcriptional regulator, which yields MTITIKHVAERAGVSTKTVSRVMNGEAHVRTAVREAVMRVVEELGYRPNAFARSLSSARSYLLGLFLDDPAWSGYAAGMQRGALIRCRERHYHLVVEPLDTGTDGWEPDLMASIASLRLDGAILAPPLCAMPPLLDMLDGIGLPYVLISPGKDHQRSGSVDIDEEGAAFAMTRHLIDLGHRDIGLIEGIPSHAATPKRRAGFLSAMHGAGLPVDRDRIVPGDFTFRGGLDGGEALLGRATRPTAIFASNDDMALGVSAAAARRGIAVPGQLSIAGFDDGPTARVAWPPITTIRQPVGEMAAAAVDILIDPSYRDAPTDPRFRRELPYELIVRGSTAAPPPL from the coding sequence ATGACGATCACCATCAAGCACGTGGCGGAACGGGCGGGGGTATCGACCAAGACGGTGTCGCGCGTGATGAACGGCGAGGCGCATGTCCGCACCGCCGTGCGCGAAGCGGTGATGCGCGTGGTGGAGGAGCTGGGCTATCGGCCCAATGCCTTCGCCCGCAGCCTGTCCAGCGCGCGCTCCTATCTGCTCGGGCTGTTCCTCGATGATCCGGCCTGGTCGGGCTATGCGGCCGGGATGCAGCGCGGGGCGCTGATCCGCTGCCGGGAACGGCATTATCACCTCGTCGTCGAGCCGTTGGACACCGGCACCGACGGATGGGAGCCCGATCTGATGGCGAGCATCGCCAGCCTGCGCCTCGATGGTGCCATTCTGGCGCCGCCGCTCTGCGCGATGCCGCCGTTGCTCGACATGCTGGACGGGATCGGTCTGCCCTATGTCCTCATCTCGCCGGGAAAGGATCATCAGCGATCGGGGTCCGTCGATATCGACGAGGAGGGGGCGGCGTTCGCGATGACCCGGCACCTGATCGATCTCGGCCATCGCGACATCGGCCTGATCGAGGGGATACCCAGCCACGCGGCGACCCCCAAGCGCCGTGCCGGCTTCCTGTCCGCAATGCACGGGGCCGGGCTGCCGGTCGATCGCGATCGCATCGTGCCGGGCGATTTCACGTTTCGGGGCGGGCTCGACGGGGGCGAGGCGCTGCTCGGCCGGGCAACCCGCCCGACCGCGATCTTCGCCAGCAATGACGATATGGCGCTCGGCGTGTCGGCGGCCGCCGCCCGGCGGGGCATCGCGGTGCCGGGCCAACTGTCAATCGCCGGTTTCGATGACGGGCCGACGGCGCGCGTCGCGTGGCCGCCGATCACCACCATCCGTCAGCCGGTGGGCGAGATGGCGGCGGCGGCGGTCGATATCCTGATCGATCCGAGCTATCGCGATGCGCCCACCGATCCCCGTTTCCGGCGCGAACTGCCCTACGAACTGATCGTGCGCGGCAGCACGGCGGCCCCGCCGCCCCTCTAG
- a CDS encoding glycosyltransferase: MKRPTSIGIILHDFPLGGTERIALRLAQAWCERGIAVTLFVGADSGPQRALVPPDARLIFADPAIPRSRGSRQRLGRAAARYFTVHPVDAIFVIGNFHWAIVPALAGIASRPVIGVQVSSPLHMPQRGRLRQFVFERRMRRLLQRADLLIAMGETHRRQADAITGRPIAITIPLPALDDDIGPARPAQGRTILAAGRLIHQKGFDLLIAAFRQLDDAAARLVIVGSGPEADNLARQVAASGIAERITLAGYQPDIRPFLDEAALFVMPSRFEGYGAVIVEALGAGRPVIATASTPAVDDVLTDEACGIVVPAEDAAALAEAMRLMLDRPAPDPARLAAAVSAYHLGKGADAYLDAFARNAVTQGGAHR; encoded by the coding sequence ATGAAGCGCCCCACCTCGATCGGCATCATACTCCATGATTTCCCGCTGGGCGGCACCGAGCGGATCGCGCTGCGTCTCGCCCAGGCGTGGTGCGAACGCGGCATCGCCGTCACCCTGTTCGTCGGCGCGGACAGCGGCCCGCAGCGCGCGCTGGTGCCGCCAGATGCACGCCTGATCTTCGCCGATCCAGCGATTCCCCGCAGCCGTGGCTCCCGCCAGCGGCTGGGCCGGGCCGCAGCCCGCTATTTCACCGTCCACCCGGTCGATGCGATCTTCGTGATCGGCAATTTCCACTGGGCCATCGTGCCGGCGCTGGCCGGCATCGCCAGCCGTCCCGTGATTGGGGTGCAGGTCAGCTCGCCGCTCCACATGCCGCAGCGGGGACGGCTCCGCCAATTCGTCTTCGAACGCCGGATGCGGCGCCTGCTGCAGCGCGCCGACCTGCTGATCGCGATGGGGGAGACGCACCGCCGGCAGGCCGACGCCATCACCGGCCGGCCGATCGCGATCACGATCCCCCTGCCGGCGCTGGACGACGACATCGGCCCGGCCCGGCCGGCGCAAGGCAGGACCATCCTCGCGGCGGGCCGCCTCATTCACCAGAAGGGCTTCGATCTGCTGATCGCAGCGTTCCGCCAACTCGATGATGCCGCCGCCCGGCTCGTCATCGTCGGAAGCGGCCCGGAAGCGGACAATCTGGCCCGGCAGGTCGCCGCCAGCGGCATTGCCGAGCGTATCACGCTGGCCGGCTACCAGCCCGATATCCGCCCTTTCCTGGACGAAGCCGCGCTGTTCGTCATGCCCTCCCGCTTCGAAGGTTATGGTGCGGTGATCGTCGAAGCGCTCGGCGCCGGGCGGCCGGTAATCGCCACCGCCTCGACCCCGGCGGTGGACGATGTACTGACCGACGAGGCCTGCGGGATCGTCGTGCCGGCAGAGGATGCCGCGGCGCTGGCCGAGGCGATGAGGCTCATGCTCGACCGCCCTGCCCCTGATCCCGCCCGGCTCGCCGCGGCGGTGTCCGCTTATCATCTGGGCAAAGGGGCAGACGCCTATCTCGATGCCTTCGCACGCAATGCCGTCACACAGGGGGGCGCCCACCGATGA
- a CDS encoding RBBP9/YdeN family alpha/beta hydrolase, producing the protein MFQDRLSRTPLCLTLPGLDGSGPDHWQTRWECERPNVDRVELGNWSQPSRNMWIARLERAIAQARGPVVLVAHSLSCHLVAWWASLAGEAAARPVAGAMLVAPPDLDRVSLDRRIAEFAPSPRAVLPFPTVVVASRNDPWCEMGRSREMAGNWLAALCDAGEVGHIGGQSGVGAWQEGQRVLDRLLDHVCARDARRLDDEAVRFQPELVMAIPA; encoded by the coding sequence ATGTTTCAAGATCGCTTGAGCCGGACGCCGCTATGTCTCACTCTGCCGGGGCTCGATGGTAGCGGCCCCGATCATTGGCAGACGCGCTGGGAATGCGAGCGTCCGAATGTCGATCGGGTCGAACTCGGCAACTGGTCCCAGCCTTCCCGCAACATGTGGATCGCGCGGCTGGAACGGGCGATCGCGCAGGCGCGGGGGCCGGTGGTGCTGGTCGCGCACAGCCTGTCCTGCCATCTCGTCGCATGGTGGGCCTCGCTGGCGGGCGAGGCGGCGGCGCGGCCGGTGGCGGGGGCGATGCTGGTCGCCCCGCCCGATCTCGATCGCGTCAGCCTCGACCGGCGGATCGCCGAATTCGCGCCGAGTCCGCGCGCCGTGCTGCCGTTCCCGACGGTGGTGGTCGCCAGTCGCAACGATCCATGGTGCGAGATGGGACGTTCCCGCGAAATGGCGGGCAATTGGTTGGCCGCGCTGTGCGATGCGGGAGAGGTCGGCCATATCGGCGGACAGTCCGGCGTCGGCGCATGGCAGGAGGGCCAGCGGGTGCTCGATCGCCTGCTCGATCATGTCTGCGCGCGGGATGCGCGGCGGCTCGATGACGAGGCGGTGCGGTTCCAGCCCGAACTGGTCATGGCCATACCGGCCTGA
- a CDS encoding MFS transporter produces MNPPDDRVADRLFCLLLGVYGGGGLLNAIVNLLVPRLQITLGLDYAQALSVHLAYYSSYLLFALPITLWSIRIGAMRAITAGLAIMASGCLLFAVAQGQRDFAFVLTTLLVMSAGVTFLQISGNAVTTAFGGSVRMAPRFTLLQAFNSLGTVIGPLIGAWFLLGRAAAAAPVQPFLIGAVALLLLAAAFWAHRDLLPRPRSSPLLWSGLGALVRRGRMQAAMGAIFAYVGAEVTIATLAVDYLMRPDTLGQSPLAAGRLVSLYWAGAMAGRFAGSYALRRIGIRHLLCAACIGAASLLVIAMTARGSVGGVALLAIGLCHSVMFPLIFTLALPAEDKDAALASMLLCMAVVGGAVIPVVTGLLADRIGLVPSLVVPGLCYGVIFAFGRATTPRVPGAA; encoded by the coding sequence ATGAATCCGCCGGACGATAGGGTCGCCGACCGCCTGTTCTGCTTGCTGCTCGGCGTCTATGGTGGTGGCGGACTGCTCAATGCGATCGTGAACCTTCTGGTGCCGCGTCTGCAGATCACGCTGGGGCTCGATTACGCGCAGGCGCTCAGCGTCCATCTCGCTTATTATTCGAGTTACCTGCTGTTCGCGCTGCCGATTACCTTATGGTCGATCCGGATCGGCGCGATGCGCGCGATCACGGCGGGGCTGGCGATCATGGCGAGCGGCTGCCTGCTCTTCGCCGTCGCGCAGGGGCAGCGCGATTTCGCGTTCGTGCTGACGACCCTGCTGGTGATGTCGGCGGGCGTCACCTTCCTCCAGATCTCGGGCAATGCGGTGACGACGGCGTTCGGCGGTTCCGTCCGGATGGCGCCGCGCTTCACGCTGCTGCAGGCGTTCAATTCGCTGGGCACGGTGATCGGGCCGTTGATCGGGGCATGGTTCCTGCTCGGCCGGGCGGCGGCGGCGGCGCCCGTTCAGCCGTTCCTGATCGGTGCGGTGGCGCTGCTGCTGCTCGCCGCCGCCTTCTGGGCGCATCGCGATCTGCTGCCACGCCCGCGATCGTCGCCGCTGCTCTGGTCCGGACTCGGCGCGTTGGTACGGCGGGGCAGGATGCAGGCGGCGATGGGCGCGATCTTCGCCTATGTCGGCGCCGAGGTGACGATCGCCACGCTCGCCGTCGATTATCTGATGCGGCCCGATACGCTGGGCCAGTCGCCGCTCGCCGCCGGGCGGCTGGTCAGCCTCTATTGGGCCGGGGCGATGGCCGGGCGCTTCGCCGGCTCCTACGCGCTGCGCCGCATCGGCATCCGCCATCTGCTGTGCGCGGCCTGTATCGGCGCGGCGTCGCTGCTGGTGATCGCGATGACGGCGCGCGGATCGGTGGGCGGTGTCGCGCTGCTGGCGATCGGGCTGTGCCATTCGGTGATGTTCCCGCTGATCTTCACGCTGGCTTTGCCGGCGGAGGACAAGGATGCCGCGCTCGCGTCCATGCTGCTGTGCATGGCGGTGGTCGGCGGTGCAGTCATTCCGGTGGTGACGGGATTGCTGGCGGATCGGATCGGTCTTGTGCCATCGCTCGTCGTGCCGGGCCTGTGCTACGGCGTCATCTTCGCCTTCGGGCGTGCCACTACCCCGCGAGTCCCCGGAGCAGCATGA
- a CDS encoding glycosyltransferase, producing the protein MIRIAYIINSVEGGGAALPVPSITEVLRAGGAEVRIYALTRRDGRAVAPMEASGLTVTVRDGGEKDHVAAFRWLDRQIAADRPTHLWTSLTRATLLGQLIGRKRGLPVVSWQHAAYLKPANRRLLRLLQPLSRLWVGDSDAVTRLTAERLKVPAERLVQWPIFRADAAASRARPWQAGEPVRIGSLGRLHPVKGYDVLIDALARLPAHIPRPHVAIAGEGAERATLTAQAESAGVAIDLAGYTDDPRAFLAGLHVYVQPSRSEGLCVAAHEAMQAGLPVVASAVGQLPYSIADGRSGFTVPPGDAQALADALATLLAAPDRLAAMGDTARADVLDRFDPARFGAAGLAILERMRGF; encoded by the coding sequence ATGATCCGGATCGCCTACATCATCAATTCCGTCGAGGGCGGCGGCGCCGCGCTGCCGGTGCCCTCGATCACCGAGGTGCTGCGCGCGGGCGGTGCGGAGGTCCGCATCTACGCCCTCACCCGCCGCGACGGTCGCGCGGTCGCACCGATGGAGGCGAGCGGGCTGACGGTGACGGTTCGCGACGGGGGCGAGAAGGATCATGTCGCGGCATTCCGCTGGCTCGATCGCCAGATCGCCGCCGACCGCCCGACGCATCTGTGGACCTCGCTGACCCGCGCGACGCTGCTCGGCCAGCTTATCGGGCGCAAGCGCGGTCTTCCCGTCGTGAGCTGGCAGCACGCCGCCTACCTCAAGCCCGCCAACCGGCGCCTGCTCCGCCTGCTGCAACCGCTCTCCCGCCTGTGGGTCGGCGATTCCGATGCGGTGACGCGGCTGACGGCGGAGCGCCTCAAGGTGCCGGCCGAGCGGCTGGTGCAATGGCCGATCTTCCGGGCCGATGCCGCCGCCTCCCGCGCACGGCCATGGCAGGCTGGCGAACCGGTGCGGATCGGCAGCCTCGGCCGGCTCCATCCGGTCAAGGGTTATGACGTGCTGATCGACGCCCTTGCCCGGCTTCCCGCCCATATTCCGCGCCCGCATGTGGCGATCGCCGGCGAAGGCGCTGAACGCGCGACCCTGACGGCGCAAGCGGAAAGCGCCGGCGTGGCGATCGATCTGGCCGGCTATACCGACGATCCGCGCGCCTTCCTGGCCGGGTTGCATGTCTATGTGCAGCCGTCGCGGTCGGAGGGGCTGTGCGTGGCGGCGCATGAGGCGATGCAGGCCGGGCTGCCGGTGGTCGCCAGCGCGGTCGGCCAGCTGCCTTATTCGATCGCGGACGGCCGATCCGGCTTCACCGTGCCGCCCGGCGATGCCCAGGCGCTGGCCGATGCCCTCGCGACGCTGCTGGCCGCGCCCGATCGCTTGGCCGCGATGGGCGACACGGCCCGCGCCGACGTGCTCGATCGCTTCGATCCCGCGCGTTTCGGTGCGGCCGGCCTCGCGATCCTCGAGCGGATGCGCGGCTTCTAG
- a CDS encoding glucosamine inositolphosphorylceramide transferase family protein has protein sequence MPIAKDIWRPLVLEAPIEAVLRAGTIAGFPHHWLPEEGFLRFLADPFGLERRGQRFVFAELYDYRTRHGTIDCLHFDGHRLVERRQVLAEPWHLSYPYVFEAEGETYMLPEAHRSGGLTLYRAVEFPWRWERAVALALDHVAVDATPFFHDGLWWLFHAAADDAQTKTGALFLAFAERLAGPWRPHPGNPVRRGTDSTRPGGTPVMIDGNIVLPVQDCRLTYGGAIRPLVIGRLDPDHFEAEAGPAIVAPAAFAPFDAGLHTLSAMGGATLVDVKRRLLSPRSLAVLAKRELTRR, from the coding sequence ATGCCTATTGCCAAGGATATCTGGCGGCCGCTGGTCCTCGAAGCCCCGATCGAGGCGGTACTGCGCGCCGGAACGATCGCGGGCTTCCCCCATCACTGGCTGCCTGAGGAAGGCTTCCTCCGCTTCCTGGCCGATCCCTTCGGCCTCGAGCGCCGGGGCCAGCGCTTCGTGTTCGCCGAACTCTATGATTATCGCACACGCCACGGCACGATCGATTGCCTGCATTTCGACGGGCACCGGCTGGTCGAACGCCGCCAGGTGCTGGCCGAGCCGTGGCATCTGTCCTACCCCTATGTCTTCGAGGCGGAGGGCGAGACCTATATGCTGCCCGAGGCCCATCGCTCGGGCGGCCTTACCCTGTATCGCGCCGTCGAATTTCCGTGGCGGTGGGAGCGCGCCGTCGCCCTGGCGCTCGATCATGTCGCGGTCGATGCGACGCCTTTCTTCCATGATGGCCTGTGGTGGCTCTTCCATGCCGCGGCCGACGACGCGCAGACCAAGACGGGCGCCTTGTTCCTCGCCTTTGCGGAACGGCTGGCGGGGCCTTGGCGGCCTCATCCCGGAAACCCGGTGCGGCGCGGCACGGACAGCACGCGACCGGGCGGCACGCCGGTGATGATCGACGGCAATATCGTCCTGCCGGTGCAGGATTGCCGGCTGACCTATGGCGGTGCGATCCGGCCGCTGGTGATCGGCCGGCTCGATCCCGACCATTTCGAGGCGGAGGCGGGGCCGGCGATCGTCGCGCCCGCCGCGTTCGCGCCGTTCGATGCCGGGCTGCATACGCTGTCCGCGATGGGTGGGGCCACGCTGGTCGACGTGAAGCGCCGCTTGCTGTCGCCGCGCAGCCTGGCGGTTCTGGCGAAGCGCGAGTTGACCCGGCGCTAG
- a CDS encoding lipopolysaccharide biosynthesis protein, whose amino-acid sequence MTGPAVPPRANPMPHDRQSDSGLKRVLGNLAHLLGGKAAAGLMSLVYLVIVARTLGARDYGELVLVNGYAIFIGSLVAFSGFHGVVRYGALAMEAGDPVRLARIVRFMALVEGVFGLLALAIAVIAIPFVGPRLGWSPEAMRIAIPYSLAVFGGVRATPQGLLQIAGRFDLVGLHQAVSPSIRLIGTLIVWATGGGLDAFLIVWLLSSIAEGGAMWLLGLVAWRKLASGQRLIGPWRGLMRDGQGFGRFILVTNFDITLRELAPNLAPLTIGWMLGPVAAGLFSLTQRATALLQQPAILLSQASYAVLADLVAKRKLVQLRSTVWRSAALAGTIASPIVLAFWLAGDRLLPLVGGKTFQGGVAIVTLVAGARLAALIASPITAGLTALGRPQRSMMVTLATNLALYPLLPVLIWWLGLHGAGLHALIQNVIATAMLILFFARDARDPATPRRTA is encoded by the coding sequence ATGACCGGACCCGCCGTGCCGCCGCGCGCTAATCCAATGCCGCACGACAGGCAATCAGACTCAGGTCTGAAACGGGTGCTCGGCAATCTCGCCCATCTGCTCGGCGGCAAGGCCGCAGCCGGCCTGATGAGCCTGGTCTATCTGGTCATCGTCGCGCGGACGCTGGGCGCGCGCGACTATGGCGAACTGGTGCTGGTCAACGGCTATGCGATCTTCATCGGCAGCCTGGTCGCCTTTTCCGGATTCCACGGCGTCGTCCGCTACGGCGCGCTGGCGATGGAGGCCGGAGACCCGGTGCGCCTCGCCCGGATCGTGCGGTTCATGGCGCTGGTCGAGGGGGTCTTCGGGCTGCTGGCACTCGCGATCGCGGTGATCGCCATCCCCTTCGTCGGCCCCCGGCTCGGCTGGTCGCCCGAAGCGATGCGGATCGCGATCCCCTACAGCCTGGCCGTGTTCGGCGGCGTCCGCGCCACCCCGCAAGGGCTGTTGCAGATCGCCGGGCGGTTCGATCTCGTCGGGCTGCACCAGGCGGTGTCGCCCAGCATCCGGCTGATCGGCACGCTGATCGTGTGGGCCACCGGCGGCGGGCTCGATGCCTTCCTGATCGTATGGCTGCTCTCCTCGATCGCCGAGGGCGGCGCGATGTGGCTGCTCGGGCTGGTGGCATGGCGCAAGCTCGCCAGCGGCCAGCGGCTGATCGGCCCCTGGCGTGGGCTGATGCGCGACGGCCAGGGCTTCGGCCGCTTCATCCTGGTCACCAATTTCGACATCACGCTGCGCGAACTCGCGCCCAATCTGGCCCCGCTCACGATCGGCTGGATGCTCGGCCCGGTGGCGGCGGGACTCTTCTCGCTGACCCAGCGCGCCACCGCCCTGCTCCAGCAGCCGGCGATCCTGTTGTCGCAGGCGAGCTATGCGGTACTGGCCGATCTCGTCGCCAAGCGGAAGCTCGTCCAGCTGCGCAGCACGGTCTGGCGGAGCGCGGCCTTGGCGGGGACGATCGCGTCTCCCATCGTGCTGGCCTTCTGGCTGGCCGGCGACCGCCTGCTGCCGCTGGTCGGCGGCAAGACCTTCCAGGGCGGTGTCGCGATCGTGACGCTGGTGGCGGGCGCCCGTCTCGCGGCGCTGATCGCATCGCCGATCACCGCCGGGCTCACCGCGCTCGGCCGCCCGCAGCGATCGATGATGGTGACGCTCGCCACCAATCTGGCACTCTACCCGCTGCTGCCGGTGCTGATCTGGTGGCTCGGCCTGCATGGCGCCGGCCTGCACGCGCTGATCCAGAATGTGATCGCGACGGCGATGCTGATCCTGTTCTTCGCACGCGACGCCCGCGATCCGGCGACGCCGCGCCGCACCGCCTAG